The proteins below are encoded in one region of Streptomyces ficellus:
- a CDS encoding CCA tRNA nucleotidyltransferase produces the protein MPNANEDNPTALSQVQRRAVSELLRVSPVADDLARRFQEAGFSLALVGGSVRDALLGRLGNDLDFTTEARPEDVLKIVRPWADAVWEVGIAFGTVGAQKAARVGDAEQLFQIEITTYRSEAYDRTSRKPEVSYGDSIEADLVRRDFTVNAMAVALPEKEFIDPHDGLEDLAQRILRTPGTPEESFSDDPLRMMRAARFAAQLDFEVAPEVVDAMKRMAERIEIVSAERVRDELNKLILSAHPRKGLGLLVDTGLAQRVLPELPALRLESDEHHRHKDVYEHSLTVLEQAIDLEEDGPDLVLRLAALLHDIGKPRTRRFESDGRVSFHHHEVVGAKMTKKRMLALKYSNDMVKDVSRLVELHLRFHGYGTGEWTDSAVRRYVRDAGPLLSRLHKLTRSDCTTRNKRKATALSRAYDGLEERISRLQEQEELDSIRPDLDGNQIQEILGIRPGPAVGQAYKFLLELRLENGPMAHDDAVAALKEWWSTQN, from the coding sequence GTGCCGAACGCCAACGAAGACAACCCGACTGCACTGAGCCAGGTGCAACGCCGCGCGGTCAGCGAACTACTGCGCGTGTCCCCGGTCGCCGACGACCTCGCCCGACGCTTCCAGGAGGCGGGGTTCAGCCTCGCCCTGGTCGGTGGCTCGGTACGCGACGCACTGCTCGGCCGGCTCGGCAACGACCTGGACTTCACCACCGAAGCCCGTCCCGAGGACGTTCTGAAGATCGTCCGGCCGTGGGCCGACGCGGTGTGGGAGGTCGGGATCGCCTTCGGCACGGTGGGCGCCCAGAAGGCCGCCCGCGTGGGAGACGCTGAACAGCTCTTCCAGATCGAGATCACGACGTACCGCTCCGAGGCGTACGACAGGACCTCCCGCAAGCCGGAGGTCTCCTACGGGGACTCCATCGAGGCGGACCTGGTCCGCCGGGACTTCACCGTCAACGCGATGGCCGTCGCGCTGCCGGAGAAGGAGTTCATCGACCCGCACGACGGCCTGGAGGACCTGGCGCAGCGCATCCTGCGGACGCCGGGAACGCCCGAGGAGTCCTTCTCCGACGACCCGCTGCGCATGATGCGCGCCGCCCGGTTCGCCGCGCAGCTCGACTTCGAGGTCGCTCCCGAGGTCGTGGACGCGATGAAGCGGATGGCCGAGCGGATCGAGATCGTCTCCGCCGAGCGTGTCCGGGACGAGCTCAACAAGCTGATCCTCTCCGCTCACCCGCGCAAGGGGCTGGGCCTGCTGGTCGACACCGGGCTCGCGCAGCGCGTGCTGCCCGAGCTGCCCGCGCTGCGGCTCGAAAGCGATGAGCACCACCGGCACAAGGACGTCTACGAGCACTCGCTGACCGTGCTGGAGCAGGCCATCGACCTCGAAGAGGACGGCCCGGACCTGGTCCTGCGCCTTGCCGCCCTGCTGCACGACATCGGCAAGCCGCGCACCCGTCGCTTCGAGTCCGACGGCCGGGTCTCCTTCCATCACCACGAAGTGGTCGGCGCGAAGATGACCAAGAAGCGCATGCTGGCGCTGAAGTACTCCAACGACATGGTCAAGGACGTCTCCCGGCTGGTGGAGCTGCACCTTCGCTTCCACGGGTACGGCACCGGCGAATGGACCGACTCCGCCGTCCGGCGCTACGTCCGCGACGCCGGGCCGCTGCTGAGCCGTCTGCACAAGCTGACCCGCTCCGACTGCACCACTCGCAACAAGCGCAAGGCGACCGCGCTGTCCCGGGCCTATGACGGGCTGGAGGAGCGCATCTCCCGGCTCCAGGAGCAGGAGGAGCTGGACTCCATCCGCCCTGACCTGGACGGCAACCAGATCCAGGAGATCCTCGGGATCCGCCCCGGCCCCGCCGTCGGCCAGGCGTACAAGTTCCTGCTGGAGCTGCGCCTGGAGAACGGGCCCATGGCGCACGACGACGCCGTCGCCGCGCTCAAGGAGTGGTGGTCCACTCAGAACTGA
- a CDS encoding PadR family transcriptional regulator, producing the protein MSRRSGILEFAVLGLLREAPMHGYELRKRLNTSLGIFRAFSYGTLYPCLKTLVANGWLIEEPGSAPEDALAASLAGRRAKIVYRLTAEGKEHFEELLSHTGPDSWEDEHFAARFAFFGQTEREVRMRVLEGRRSRLEERLEKMRASLARTRERLDDYTLELQRHGMESVEREVRWLNELIESERAGRGRRRSGPETPDTDQASTASAAAQQDDTSGETGGLPRHGGSTRPDPSDDTAK; encoded by the coding sequence ATGAGCAGGCGCTCCGGCATCCTCGAGTTCGCCGTGCTCGGCCTGCTCCGCGAAGCCCCCATGCACGGGTACGAGCTGCGCAAGCGGCTCAACACATCGCTGGGGATCTTCAGGGCCTTCAGCTACGGGACGCTGTACCCCTGCCTCAAGACGCTGGTCGCAAACGGCTGGTTGATCGAGGAACCGGGCAGCGCCCCCGAGGACGCCCTCGCCGCCTCGCTCGCGGGCCGCCGCGCCAAGATCGTCTACCGGCTGACGGCCGAAGGTAAGGAGCACTTCGAGGAGCTCCTCTCCCACACCGGCCCGGACTCCTGGGAGGACGAGCACTTCGCCGCCCGTTTCGCCTTCTTCGGGCAGACGGAGCGCGAGGTGCGGATGCGGGTGCTGGAAGGCCGGCGCAGCCGCCTGGAGGAGCGTCTGGAGAAGATGCGCGCCTCCCTGGCCCGTACGCGCGAGCGCCTGGACGACTACACGCTTGAGCTGCAGCGGCACGGCATGGAGTCCGTGGAGCGCGAGGTGCGCTGGCTGAACGAGCTCATCGAGAGCGAGCGGGCGGGGCGGGGCCGGCGACGGTCCGGCCCCGAGACCCCGGACACCGACCAGGCGTCCACGGCCTCCGCCGCCGCTCAGCAGGACGACACATCTGGAGAGACGGGCGGCCTGCCCCGGCACGGGGGCAGTACCCGGCCGGATCCGTCCGACGACACCGCCAAGTGA
- a CDS encoding inositol-3-phosphate synthase: MGSVRVAIVGVGNCAASLVQGVEYYKDADPAAKVPGLMHVQFGDYHVRDVEFVAAFDVDAKKVGLDLADAIGASENNTIKICDVPSTGVSVQRGHTLDGLGKYYRQTIEESSEAPVDVVQVLKDKKVDVLVCYLPVGSEDAAKFYAQCAIDAKVGFVNALPVFIAGTKEWADKFTEAGVPIVGDDIKSQVGATITHRVMAKLFEDRGVILDRTMQLNVGGNMDFKNMLERERLESKKISKTQAVTSQIPDRDLGENNVHIGPSDYVAWLDDRKWAYVRLEGRAFGDVPLNLEYKLEVWDSPNSAGVIIDALRAAKIAKDRGIGGPILSASSYFMKSPPVQYFDDEARANVEKFIKGEVER; the protein is encoded by the coding sequence ATGGGTTCGGTTCGCGTAGCCATCGTCGGCGTGGGCAACTGCGCCGCCTCGCTGGTGCAGGGCGTCGAGTACTACAAGGACGCCGACCCGGCGGCCAAGGTGCCGGGTCTCATGCACGTGCAGTTCGGCGACTACCACGTCCGGGACGTCGAGTTCGTGGCCGCCTTCGACGTGGACGCGAAGAAGGTCGGTCTTGACCTCGCCGACGCCATCGGCGCCAGCGAGAACAACACCATCAAGATCTGCGACGTGCCGTCGACGGGCGTGTCCGTCCAGCGCGGCCACACCCTGGACGGCCTGGGCAAGTACTACCGCCAGACCATCGAGGAGTCCTCCGAGGCCCCGGTCGACGTCGTCCAGGTCCTCAAGGACAAGAAGGTCGACGTCCTCGTCTGCTACCTGCCGGTCGGCTCCGAGGACGCGGCGAAGTTCTACGCCCAGTGCGCCATCGACGCCAAGGTCGGCTTCGTCAACGCCCTCCCGGTCTTCATCGCCGGCACCAAGGAGTGGGCGGACAAGTTCACCGAGGCGGGCGTCCCGATCGTCGGTGACGACATCAAGTCGCAGGTCGGCGCCACCATCACGCACCGCGTCATGGCGAAGCTGTTCGAGGACCGGGGCGTCATCCTGGACCGCACGATGCAGCTGAACGTCGGCGGCAACATGGACTTCAAGAACATGCTCGAGCGTGAGCGCCTGGAGTCCAAGAAGATCTCCAAGACGCAGGCCGTCACCTCCCAGATCCCCGACCGGGACCTCGGCGAGAACAACGTCCACATCGGCCCGTCCGACTACGTGGCCTGGCTGGACGACCGCAAGTGGGCCTACGTCCGCCTCGAGGGCCGCGCCTTCGGTGACGTCCCGCTGAACCTGGAGTACAAGCTCGAGGTGTGGGACTCCCCGAACTCGGCGGGTGTCATCATCGACGCCCTGCGCGCCGCGAAGATCGCCAAGGACCGCGGCATCGGCGGCCCGATCCTCTCCGCGTCCTCGTACTTCATGAAGTCCCCGCCGGTCCAGTACTTCGACGACGAGGCCCGCGCCAACGTCGAGAAGTTCATCAAGGGCGAGGTCGAGCGCTGA
- the murJ gene encoding murein biosynthesis integral membrane protein MurJ translates to MNAPYDGDRGHNAGGGSAPSGEMPPTAGHVPPPAAPPAPDPYVQHAYEQDPYGSHDLAAQDPVGEALYDRAAHPPPPPGTYEEPPPLYQQPAAPPYAPDPRVWAQTPPPEPDGPSRHLPYGDDARTVQFTGVDDLVTHAAEQEPEPDAFAHLYRDQQSHGQPPAPQEPEAVPAPAPAPKKSGGRASGLLKSSAVMAAGTLVSRLTGFVRSLVITGALGAALLGDTYTIAATLPTMIYILTVGGGLNSVFVPQLVRSMKDDEDGGEAYANRLLTLVMVALGVIVTLAVFGAPLLIRAMSDTIASDAAANSVAVTFARFCLPTIFFMGVHVVMGQILNARGKFGAMMWTPVLNNIVVIFTFSLFIGVYGSSAESQMGVTTIPDDGIRLLGIGTLLGLVVQALAMVPYLREAGFRFRPRFDWKGHGLGKTVKLAKWTVLFVLANQAGVVVVTQLATAAGKASGQDGAGFLAYSNAQLIWGMPQAIITVSVMAALLPRISRAAHDNDPGAVRDDISQGLRNSAVAIVPVAFTFLALGVPMCTLLYASSGTEAARSMGFILMAFGLGLIPYSVQYVVLRGFYAYEDTRTPFYNTVIVAAVNAAASGACYVLLPAQWAVVGMAASYGLAYAVGVGVAWRRLRNRLGGDLDGALVVRTYARLCMASVPAAVLGGAAGFAILKVLGEGALGSLAALVAGGIVLMGVFYVAARKMRIEELNTLVGMVRGRLGR, encoded by the coding sequence ATGAACGCGCCGTACGACGGTGACCGCGGTCACAACGCGGGCGGCGGCAGCGCGCCTTCCGGCGAGATGCCCCCCACGGCGGGTCACGTCCCGCCCCCCGCCGCACCGCCCGCCCCGGATCCGTACGTCCAGCACGCCTACGAGCAGGATCCGTACGGAAGCCACGACCTGGCCGCGCAGGACCCGGTCGGCGAGGCGCTCTACGACAGGGCGGCGCACCCCCCGCCCCCGCCGGGCACCTATGAGGAGCCCCCGCCGCTCTACCAGCAGCCCGCCGCGCCCCCGTACGCGCCGGACCCGCGGGTCTGGGCCCAGACCCCGCCGCCCGAGCCCGACGGACCGTCCCGCCACCTTCCTTACGGCGACGACGCCAGGACCGTTCAGTTCACCGGCGTGGACGACCTCGTCACGCACGCGGCCGAGCAGGAGCCCGAGCCGGACGCGTTCGCGCACCTCTACCGCGACCAGCAGAGCCACGGACAGCCGCCCGCCCCGCAGGAGCCGGAAGCGGTCCCCGCGCCGGCGCCCGCCCCGAAGAAGTCCGGCGGCCGTGCGTCCGGCCTGCTGAAGTCGAGCGCCGTGATGGCGGCCGGCACCCTGGTCTCCCGCCTGACCGGCTTCGTCCGCAGCCTGGTGATCACCGGAGCCCTGGGCGCCGCCCTGCTCGGTGACACCTACACCATCGCGGCCACCCTGCCGACGATGATCTACATCCTGACCGTCGGTGGTGGCCTCAACTCGGTCTTCGTCCCCCAGCTCGTCCGGTCGATGAAGGACGACGAGGACGGCGGCGAGGCGTACGCCAACCGGCTGCTGACGCTCGTGATGGTCGCGCTGGGCGTGATCGTCACCCTGGCGGTGTTCGGCGCCCCGCTGCTGATCCGGGCGATGTCCGACACCATCGCGAGCGACGCGGCCGCCAACAGCGTCGCCGTCACCTTCGCCCGCTTCTGCCTGCCCACGATCTTCTTCATGGGCGTGCACGTGGTGATGGGTCAGATCCTCAACGCGCGCGGCAAGTTCGGCGCGATGATGTGGACCCCGGTCCTCAACAACATCGTCGTGATCTTCACCTTCTCGCTGTTCATCGGGGTGTACGGCTCGTCGGCCGAGTCCCAGATGGGCGTCACGACCATTCCCGACGACGGGATCCGCCTGCTCGGCATCGGTACGCTGCTCGGCCTGGTCGTCCAGGCCCTGGCGATGGTGCCGTACCTGCGCGAGGCCGGCTTCCGCTTCCGCCCCCGCTTCGACTGGAAGGGCCACGGGCTCGGCAAGACGGTCAAACTCGCCAAGTGGACCGTCCTGTTCGTCCTCGCCAACCAGGCCGGTGTCGTCGTGGTCACCCAGCTCGCCACGGCCGCCGGCAAGGCCTCCGGTCAGGACGGCGCGGGCTTCCTCGCCTACTCCAACGCGCAGCTCATCTGGGGCATGCCGCAGGCCATCATCACCGTCTCGGTCATGGCCGCACTGCTGCCGCGCATCTCGCGCGCCGCGCACGACAACGACCCGGGTGCCGTCCGTGACGACATCTCCCAGGGCCTGCGGAACTCGGCCGTCGCCATCGTGCCCGTCGCCTTCACCTTCCTCGCGCTCGGCGTCCCGATGTGCACCCTGCTGTACGCCTCCAGCGGCACCGAGGCCGCCCGCAGCATGGGCTTCATCCTGATGGCGTTCGGGCTCGGCCTCATCCCCTACTCGGTGCAGTACGTCGTCCTGCGGGGCTTCTACGCCTACGAGGACACCCGGACGCCCTTCTACAACACGGTGATCGTGGCGGCCGTCAACGCCGCCGCCTCGGGCGCCTGCTACGTCCTCCTGCCCGCGCAGTGGGCCGTCGTCGGCATGGCCGCCTCCTACGGCCTGGCCTACGCCGTGGGTGTCGGGGTCGCCTGGCGGCGGCTGCGGAACCGGCTGGGCGGCGACCTGGACGGTGCGCTCGTCGTCCGCACCTACGCCCGGCTCTGCATGGCGTCCGTCCCCGCCGCCGTCCTCGGTGGCGCCGCCGGATTCGCGATCCTCAAGGTCCTGGGCGAGGGAGCCCTGGGATCGCTCGCGGCACTCGTGGCCGGTGGGATCGTACTGATGGGCGTGTTCTACGTCGCCGCACGCAAGATGCGGATCGAAGAGCTCAACACCCTGGTCGGCATGGTGCGTGGCCGTCTCGGACGCTAG
- a CDS encoding MFS transporter, with product MPVVRDLRVLVRLTDFRRLLAVRLLSQCADGVYQVALATYVVFSPEKQTSPTAIASAMAVLLLPYSFVGPFAGVLLDRWQRRQVFLHGNLLRAVLAAGTALLILTSVPDWLFYASALSVTAVNRFVLAGLSASLPRVVDPDRLVMANSLSPTAGTLAATAGGGLAFVVRLTGADSDAVVVLLGAGLYLCSALASLRMGRELLGPDPDAVQPRLGAALASTARGLVSGVRHLRRRRAAVRALTAMTVMRFCYGALTVMVLMLCRYAWSSTESQGLALLGLAVGVSGAGFFAAAVLSPWAVERLGQGGWMMVCAGSAAVLAPALGLLFTPAPILAAAFMLGLVTQGAKIATDTVVQVAVDDAYRGRVFSLYDVLYNVAFVGAAGVAALMLPPDGRSVAVIALVAVLYAIAAVLLLRWRQRDGLL from the coding sequence ATGCCTGTCGTACGTGATCTGCGCGTACTCGTGCGCCTCACCGACTTCCGTCGCCTGCTGGCCGTACGACTGCTCTCCCAGTGCGCCGACGGGGTCTACCAGGTCGCCCTCGCGACGTACGTCGTCTTCTCCCCCGAGAAGCAGACCTCGCCCACCGCGATCGCCTCCGCCATGGCAGTCCTGCTGCTGCCGTACTCGTTCGTCGGCCCGTTCGCCGGTGTCCTGCTGGACCGCTGGCAGCGCCGCCAGGTCTTCCTCCACGGCAACCTGCTGCGGGCCGTGCTCGCCGCCGGTACGGCCCTGCTGATCCTCACCTCCGTACCGGACTGGCTCTTCTACGCCTCGGCCCTCTCGGTCACGGCCGTCAACCGGTTCGTCCTCGCCGGCCTCTCGGCCTCGCTGCCCCGCGTCGTGGACCCCGACCGGCTCGTGATGGCCAACTCGCTGTCCCCCACCGCGGGCACGCTCGCCGCCACAGCCGGTGGCGGGCTCGCCTTCGTCGTACGGCTGACGGGCGCCGACTCCGACGCGGTGGTGGTCCTCCTGGGTGCCGGGCTCTACCTCTGCTCCGCCCTCGCCTCGCTGCGCATGGGCCGCGAACTGCTCGGGCCCGACCCGGACGCGGTGCAGCCCCGGCTGGGCGCCGCGCTGGCCTCGACGGCCCGGGGCCTCGTCAGCGGCGTACGGCACCTCCGCCGCCGGCGCGCGGCCGTCCGGGCGCTCACCGCCATGACGGTGATGCGCTTCTGCTACGGAGCCCTGACCGTGATGGTGCTGATGCTCTGCCGGTACGCCTGGTCGTCGACGGAGTCGCAGGGGCTCGCCCTGCTCGGCCTGGCCGTGGGTGTCTCGGGGGCGGGCTTCTTCGCCGCTGCGGTGCTCTCGCCGTGGGCGGTCGAGCGGCTGGGGCAGGGCGGCTGGATGATGGTGTGCGCCGGGTCGGCCGCGGTGCTCGCACCCGCGCTGGGCCTGCTCTTCACTCCGGCGCCCATACTGGCCGCGGCCTTCATGCTCGGCCTCGTCACCCAGGGCGCCAAGATCGCCACCGACACGGTGGTGCAGGTCGCGGTGGACGATGCGTACCGGGGGCGGGTCTTCTCGCTGTACGACGTCCTCTACAACGTGGCCTTCGTCGGCGCTGCCGGCGTCGCCGCTCTGATGCTGCCGCCCGATGGCCGCTCGGTCGCGGTGATCGCGCTGGTGGCCGTGCTGTACGCCATCGCGGCCGTCCTGCTGCTGCGGTGGAGACAGCGGGACGGCTTGCTCTAG
- a CDS encoding DUF6049 family protein: protein MAEAADFQSTGRSPARRWLRRAASVLVSVPVLAGLLYVPATPASAAEKAAPSPIVDVSLDTFTPAAPVEGDTLTISGTVTNEGKETVSEARVDLRVGSPVANRGAIDRVAKRNGFVPGDDGAALGGPYSIKIPKLAAGISKDFTIAVPVEKLGLDDDGVYPLGVSLSGRTASAQYDRVLGVERTFLPWQPEATDKKTQVSYLWPLISSTHLSAETGSDDQQTPVFEDDALAAELAPGGRLERLVALGAELPITWVVDPDLLATVDAMTRNYQVKDGEERVPGRNQAVAKQWLNSLDKAVQGDKIVALPHGDPDLASLAHRGKDVSGSLSHLQPATEVAETTVETILHVKPSVDFAWPIDGAVDPSIVDIATSAGADKVIARSDSIRDELPYTPNAARPIGGGTTAVVADAALSTAFHGDMTRAGNSTRAVQQFLAHTLAVTQQQPGKQRNIVVAPQRMPTTAQAQTMASALRALAPQRWTQPSDLLATAAAKPDDGAVSTIPSAKKYPAKLRKQELRVQAFQDMQATQGTLDNFKVILTAAYRVVTPFGNAINREMSTSWRGRSEPATAYRRSVQDHLLDLTSEVQLIDKSDLTLSGRSATIPVTVQNQLLQGVDHLVLRLTSTKPTRLKLNGGTAVAELPVKIDGGHSQSVKFTASANANGPVPMTAQLYTEDGKPYGKPMNFTVKVSEITPTVMLVIAGGFLLLALAGIRMYTHRKRAAAREADGPDDTTDGPHDGPAGPDDAAGGPEGPDDTTDEPDGEPRPVTGTEAGTTADPEPRVTAERSDDPEQPSDLTPDTGAQSADPSGPGEKVDR, encoded by the coding sequence GTGGCCGAGGCGGCAGACTTCCAGAGCACCGGTCGCTCTCCTGCCCGGCGGTGGCTGCGACGTGCGGCCTCCGTGCTCGTGAGCGTGCCGGTTCTGGCGGGCCTGCTGTACGTCCCCGCGACGCCGGCGTCCGCCGCCGAGAAGGCGGCTCCGTCCCCCATCGTCGATGTGTCTCTGGACACGTTCACACCCGCCGCGCCGGTGGAGGGGGACACGCTCACGATCAGTGGCACCGTGACCAACGAGGGCAAGGAGACGGTCAGCGAGGCGCGGGTCGACCTGCGCGTCGGCTCGCCCGTGGCCAACCGGGGTGCGATCGACAGGGTGGCCAAGCGCAACGGCTTCGTCCCCGGCGACGACGGCGCGGCGCTCGGCGGCCCGTACAGCATCAAGATCCCCAAGCTCGCGGCCGGCATCAGCAAGGACTTCACCATCGCCGTGCCGGTCGAGAAGCTGGGCCTCGACGACGACGGGGTCTACCCCCTCGGGGTCTCCCTCTCGGGCCGGACGGCGAGCGCCCAGTACGACCGGGTGCTGGGTGTCGAGCGGACCTTCCTGCCCTGGCAGCCGGAGGCCACCGACAAGAAGACGCAGGTCAGCTACCTCTGGCCGCTGATCTCCTCCACACACCTGTCCGCGGAGACCGGCTCGGACGATCAGCAGACCCCGGTCTTCGAGGACGACGCCCTGGCCGCGGAGCTCGCTCCGGGCGGACGGCTCGAACGGCTCGTCGCCCTCGGCGCCGAGCTGCCCATCACCTGGGTCGTCGACCCGGACCTCCTGGCGACCGTTGACGCGATGACCCGGAACTACCAGGTGAAGGACGGCGAGGAACGGGTCCCGGGCAGGAACCAGGCCGTCGCCAAGCAGTGGCTCAACAGCCTGGACAAGGCGGTGCAGGGCGACAAGATCGTCGCGCTGCCCCACGGCGACCCGGACCTGGCCTCGCTGGCCCACCGCGGCAAGGACGTCTCGGGCTCCCTCAGCCACCTCCAGCCGGCCACCGAGGTCGCCGAGACCACGGTCGAGACGATCCTCCATGTGAAGCCGTCCGTGGACTTCGCCTGGCCGATCGACGGAGCGGTCGACCCGTCGATCGTCGACATCGCCACCTCGGCCGGCGCCGACAAGGTGATCGCCCGCAGCGACAGCATCCGGGACGAGCTGCCCTACACCCCCAACGCCGCCAGGCCCATCGGCGGCGGGACCACCGCGGTCGTCGCCGACGCGGCGCTCTCCACGGCCTTCCACGGCGACATGACCAGGGCGGGGAACTCGACCCGGGCCGTCCAGCAGTTCCTCGCCCACACGCTGGCCGTCACGCAGCAGCAGCCGGGCAAGCAGCGCAACATCGTGGTCGCCCCGCAGCGGATGCCGACCACCGCCCAGGCCCAGACGATGGCGTCCGCGCTCCGCGCACTGGCGCCGCAGCGCTGGACCCAGCCCAGTGACCTCCTCGCGACGGCCGCGGCCAAGCCCGACGACGGGGCCGTCTCGACGATCCCCAGCGCCAAGAAGTACCCGGCCAAGCTGCGCAAGCAGGAGCTGCGGGTCCAGGCGTTCCAGGACATGCAGGCGACCCAGGGCACCCTGGACAACTTCAAGGTCATCCTGACGGCGGCCTACCGGGTGGTCACGCCGTTCGGCAACGCGATCAACCGGGAGATGTCGACGTCCTGGCGCGGCCGCTCCGAGCCCGCCACGGCGTACCGGCGCAGCGTGCAGGACCACCTGCTCGACCTCACCAGCGAGGTCCAGCTGATCGACAAGTCGGACCTGACCCTGTCGGGGCGCAGCGCCACCATCCCGGTGACGGTCCAGAACCAGCTGCTCCAGGGCGTCGATCACCTGGTGCTGCGGCTGACGTCGACCAAGCCGACCCGTCTGAAGCTGAACGGCGGTACCGCCGTCGCCGAGCTGCCGGTCAAGATCGACGGCGGTCACAGCCAGTCGGTGAAGTTCACCGCGTCCGCCAACGCCAACGGTCCGGTGCCGATGACGGCCCAGCTGTACACGGAGGACGGCAAGCCGTACGGCAAGCCGATGAACTTCACCGTCAAGGTCTCCGAGATCACTCCGACGGTGATGCTGGTGATCGCCGGCGGATTCCTGCTGCTCGCGCTCGCCGGCATCAGGATGTACACCCATCGCAAGCGCGCCGCCGCACGCGAGGCGGACGGGCCGGACGACACGACGGACGGACCGCACGACGGGCCGGCCGGGCCGGACGACGCGGCGGGCGGTCCGGAGGGGCCGGACGACACCACCGACGAGCCGGACGGCGAGCCCCGGCCCGTGACCGGCACGGAGGCCGGGACGACGGCGGACCCGGAACCCCGGGTGACGGCTGAGCGGAGCGACGATCCCGAGCAGCCGAGTGACCTGACGCCGGACACCGGAGCGCAAAGCGCCGACCCGTCGGGCCCGGGTGAGAAAGTGGACCGTTGA